The following are encoded together in the Citrus sinensis cultivar Valencia sweet orange chromosome 1, DVS_A1.0, whole genome shotgun sequence genome:
- the LOC102629514 gene encoding probable acyl-CoA dehydrogenase IBR3 isoform X2: MASRTDDLVSPVQPAHQLDLDALLRYASDNVPGFPRSPSKFTISQFGHGQSNPTFLMEVGSGAAVKRYVLRKKPAGKLLESAHAVDREFQVLRALGDHTVVPVPKVFCLCNDPNVIGTAFYIMEFLEGRIFIDSKLPGVPPERRRAIYRATAKTLASIHSANVDMIGLGKYGRRDNYCRRQIERWAKQYTASTAEGKPASNPKMFQLIDWLRQNIPPEDSSGVAAGIVHGDFRIDNLVFHPIEDRVIGILDWELSTLGNQMSDVAYCCLPYTVVIGQNKHLDAGFEVTGIPEGIPSQAEFLDDYCSASGKPWPAKVWKFYVAFALFRGASIYTGVYNRWLLGNASGGERARYLGNHANELINFAMDFIAQKSVLPEYPPSDAKQFGNGNKIQNILDERGRFVPSQRVLELRNKLIKFMEDYIYPNEKEFEKLAQSDARWTIHPEEERLKELARKEGLWNLWIPFDSAARARKLIFGEGPNPISDGGRDLLFGAGLSNLEYGYLCEIMGRSFWAPQIFNCSAPDTGNMEVLLRYGNKEQLEEWLIPLLEGKIRSAFAMTEPQVASSDATNIECSIKRQGDSYIINGNKWWTSGAMDPRCRVLIVMGKTDFSAAKHKQQSMILVDIKTSGVHIKRPLLVFGFDDAPHGHAEISFENVCVPAKNILLGEGRGFEIAQGRLGPGRLHHCMRLIGAAERGMQLMAERALSRKAFGKFIAQHGSFLSEMAKCRIELERTRLLVLEAADQLDRLGNKKARGTIAMAKVAAPNMALKVLDMAMQVHGAAGFSTDTVLSHLWATARTLRVADGPDDVHLGTIAKLELQRAKL, translated from the exons CGAACCCGACGTTTCTTATGGAAGTAGGTTCCGGAGCGGCAGTGAAACGGTACGTTTTGAGGAAGAAGCCTGCCGGTAAATTGCTCGAGTCTGCTCACGCTGTGGATCGAGAGTTTCAG GTTCTTCGGGCGTTAGGTGATCATACAGTAGTTCCAGTTCCTAAAGTGTTCTGTTTGTGTAATGATCCTAATGTTATTGGAACTGCATTTTACATCATGGAATTTTTGGAAGGACGGATTTTTATTGACTCAAAGTTGCCT GGTGTGCCACCGGAGAGGAGAAGAGCTATATATCGAGCAACTGCAAAAACATTAGCTTCTATTCATTCGGCTAATGTGGATATGATTGGACTGGGTAAATATGGGAGGCGAGACAACTACTGTAGACGGCAG ATAGAAAGGTGGGCTAAACAATATACTGCTTCAACTGCTGAGGGTAAGCCTGCAAGTAATCCCAAAATGTTTCAGCTGATTGATTGGTTACGGCAGAATATTCCCCCTGAAGATTCATCTGGAGTAGCAGCAGGCATAGTTCATGGGGATTTTCGAATTGATAATCTTGTATTTCATCCTATTGAG GATCGCGTGATTGGTATTCTCGACTGGGAATTATCTACTCTTGGAAACCAGATGTCTGATGTCGCATACTGTTGTCTG CCTTATACTGTGGTTATTGGGCAGAACAAACATCTGGATGCAGGTTTTGAAGTTACTGGAATTCCAGAAGGGATTCCCTCACAGGCCGAATTTCTGGATGACTACTGTTCTGCATCT GGAAAACCATGGCCCGCCAAGGTGTGGAAATTCTATGTTGCATTTGCTTTATTCCGTGGGGCATCAATTTACACAGGCGTATATAACAGATGGCTGCTG GGTAATGCTTCAGGAGGTGAACGTGCCCGATATTTAGGAAATCATGCCAATGAGCTTATAAATTTTGCTATGGATTTTATTGCACAGAAATCTGTGCTTCCAGAGTATCCTCCATCTG ATGCAAAACAATTTGGAAACGggaacaaaattcaaaacattCTAGACGAAAGAGGAAGGTTTGTTCCCAGCCAAAGGGTTCTGGAACTGAGAAACAAATTGATTAAGTTCATGGAAGATTACATATATCCcaatgaaaaagaatttgaaaaacttGCTCAGTCTGATGCACGCTGGACGATTCACCCAGAGGAGGAGAGGTTAAAGGAGCTGGCAAGGAAAGAGGGGTTATGGAACTTATGGATACCA TTTGACAGTGCTGCCAGGGCAAGAAAGTTAATCTTTGGTGAGGGTCCAAATCCTATTTCTGATGGTGGACGTGATCTCTTATTCGGGGCAGGCCTCTCAAACCTTGAATATGGGTACCTATGTGAGATCATGGGTCGTTCATTTTGGGCTCCACAGATCTTTAATTGTAGTGCACCTGACACAGGAAATATGGAG GTACTATTGCGATATGGAAATAAAGAACAACTAGAAGAATGGCTTATTCCATTGCTCGAGGGGAAGATTCGGTCTGCATTTGCAATGACAGAACCGCAAGTTGCCTCTTCTGACGCAACCAATATTGAGTGCTCTATTAAAAG ACAAGGGGATTCCTATATCATCAATGGGAACAAGTGGTGGACTAGTGGAGCCATGGATCCAAGATGCAGAGTTCTTATAGTCATG GGAAAAACAGATTTCTCTGCCGCTAAGCATAAGCAGCAATCTATGATCTTAGTTGATATCAAGACTTCTGGTGTACACATAAAGAGACCACTCTTGGTGTTTGGCTTTGATGATGCACCTCATGGGCATGCAGAAATTTCATTTGAGAATGTGTGTGTACCCGCAAAGAATATTCTGCTAGGAGAAGGACGCGGATTTGAGATTGCCCAG GGTAGACTAGGCCCAGGAAGGCTGCACCATTGCATGAGACTGATAGGTGCAGCTGAGCGTGGCATGCAGCTGATGGCTGAGAGGGCTCTTAGTAGAAAAGCATTTGGAAAGTTTATTGCTCAGCACGGTTCTTTTCTTTCAGAGATGGCCAAG TGCCGAATAGAGCTGGAGAGGACCAGATTGTTAGTTCTCGAGGCAGCTGACCAGCTGGATCGCCTTGGAAACAAAAAAGCTCGTGGAACCATTGCAATGGCAAAG GTAGCAGCTCCAAACATGGCACTGAAAGTGCTGGACATGGCAATGCAAGTGCACGGTGCGGCTGGCTTTTCAACCGACACTGTTCTGTCACATCTCTGGGCCACAGCAAGAACTTTGAGAGTTGCAGATGGACCTGATGATGTCCACTTGGGGACCATTGCCAAGTTAGAGTTACAGAGAGCTAAGCTCTGA